GGCATGGGAGGATGGTAAGGAGGACATCAAGATGAACAGGGAAATTGAAACAAAAGAGGAGAAAGAACATCTTTTTGACAAACCCAGAAACGTAAAGAGGCTCCTGGGGTTTTTTTATACATTGCTTTTATTGCTCCTTATCATTGACTTTTTTATCCATAAACATCCTTATTCCCCATGGGAGGGCTCACCCCAGTTTTATGCGGTATTCGGATTCGTGGTCTGTGTTGCCCTGATTTTTGTAGCGAAGTATATATTGCGGCCCATCGTAAAGAGAAAAGAGGATTACTATGATTAATACGGTTCCTCCAGCAGCAATATTCATCATTGGGGCATTGCTCATCCCGCTTTTAAGGGGAAGGCTGAAAAGTATATATCTGTTGCTGTTACCCATTGTTGGCTTCATAAACCTGATCAATATACCTGAGGGTACGCACTGGGTTATCAAGTTTCTCGATTATGATCTTGTCTTTGGCAAGGTTGACAGGCTCAGTCTCCTTTTTGGATACATCTACCACCTGATATCCTTTATAGCAATCCTTTACGCCCTTCATGTAAAAGATGATATCCAACATGTGGCGGGCTTCGTTTACGCTGGAAGCTCTCTAGGAGTTGTCTTTGCAGGTGATCTTTTTTCTCTTTATCTCTTTTGGGAAATAATGACCTTTAGCGCCGTAGTTTTGGTCTGGTCAAACAGAACAAAGGCATCACTTGCTGCAGGTTTCAGATATCTTCTGGTTCATGTCGCCGGAGGCCTTTGCCTTCTCGCAGGAATCGTCCTTTATGTGATTAATACCGGGTCTATTGAATTCGGGTATATAGGATTAAAGGACTTGGCGACTTATCTTATTTTTATTGGATTTGGCGTAAATTGTGCGTGGCCTTGTCTCCATCCATGGCTTCCTGATGCCTATCCGGAGTCAACAATCACAGGTGCCGTATTCATGTGGACCTTTACGACAAAGACTGCAGTCTATGTCCTCGCAAGGTCCTTTCCGGGAACTGAAGCCCTGATATGGATTGGTGCTATCATGACAGCATTCCCCATCTTTTATGCTGTTATCGAGAATAATCTCAGAAGGGTCCTTTCCTATAGTCTGATTAACCAGGTCGGGTTCATGGTCTGTGGCATCGGGATAGGTACAGCTCTCTCCATAAATGGCACACTGTCCCATGTCTTCTGCCACATCCTTTACAAAGGCCTCCTTGTTATGTCCATGGGCGCTGTTATGTATCGGACAGGTAAGATCAATTGCACAGATCTGGGAGGGCTTTACAAAAGCATGCCTCTAACATGTATCTTCTGTATTGTAGGTGCAGCATCCATTTCTGGATTTCCACTTTTCAGCGGCTTTATAAGTAAGTCAATGGTCATGGAAGCAACCGCACTCGGAGGTATGAATATCATATGGTTTCTTTTACTATTTGCCTCAGCAGGTGTCTTCCACCATGCAGGCATTAAAATCCCTTATTTCGCGTTCTTTTCCCATGACTCTGGAATTCGGACAAAAGAAGCCCCTCTCAACATGCTTCTTGCCATGGGAATAGCTGCGTTTTTGTGCGTTTTCATCGGTGTGTTTCCCGGACCTTTATACAGTCTTCTCCCCTATCCTGTGGACTTTGAACCATATACACCATTTCATGTGGTGGGCATGAGCCAATTACTTTTCTTCTCCGCTTTAGCCTTCACACTTCTCATACTCTCCGGCATCTATCCAGCAGAAATGAGGGCCATCAATCTTGATGCTGACTGGTTCTACAGAAAGGCGGGGGTTGCTTTTTATCGGTTCTGTAATGTACCCCTGAATAGCTTCAGGCTTGGCGCACAGAATTTCTTAACCAGAGTGGTAGATTCTACTGCAAAATTGAGCGGAGGGGTTTATGACCCGGTCATACACAGAAGACCTATGGGCCTGGGGATTTTCCTCTCCCTTAGCTTAATATTTCTCTTTGCCCTGATTTATATGATCTCCATTTATGGGAGATTCTAAACCAAGGAGAAATTACCATGAAACCACGGAATCCTCTTTTAAAGATACTGCTTCCCGTAGGCTGACATGCTAATCGTACCCCTCATCGTAGGCAAGCATATCAAGGTGTAACGTGGCAATATCCTCAACATCGAGATTAACCTTTGTCCTCGTGTCTCTGAAATCTACCATTTTGATATATCGCTTACAAATATTACACACATCAAGCCGGTATCTCTCATCACCTTCTACTGTGAAATAGGCAAGGTATTCCTCATTGCCGCAAAACGGGCATTTTATGGATGTGAAGCACCATTCAAATCCGCACCGATGGCAAAAAAGGTAGCGCCATCCCTCCTCCTCCTCTTTAATTTCCCCGATCTTAGGTTCTTTCCCGCAGATCGGACAGTATCCCTGAGACCATCCTGATCTGTTGATAATTTCACCATACTTTTCTGCAACCATTTCCAGTTGCGGCCGCAAACTTTCTTCGGCAAACAATTCGACAAGATCAAGCGAGTCATCATCTAATCTGCCGTCCAGTTCACCTGCCGTCCCATCCAGAGTAGAAAAGGAATGACGGATGATCCTCTCAAAATCAAGGTTACCACTTTCAACCATCCGGGCTATCTCCTT
The window above is part of the Syntrophales bacterium genome. Proteins encoded here:
- a CDS encoding Na(+)/H(+) antiporter subunit D — encoded protein: MINTVPPAAIFIIGALLIPLLRGRLKSIYLLLLPIVGFINLINIPEGTHWVIKFLDYDLVFGKVDRLSLLFGYIYHLISFIAILYALHVKDDIQHVAGFVYAGSSLGVVFAGDLFSLYLFWEIMTFSAVVLVWSNRTKASLAAGFRYLLVHVAGGLCLLAGIVLYVINTGSIEFGYIGLKDLATYLIFIGFGVNCAWPCLHPWLPDAYPESTITGAVFMWTFTTKTAVYVLARSFPGTEALIWIGAIMTAFPIFYAVIENNLRRVLSYSLINQVGFMVCGIGIGTALSINGTLSHVFCHILYKGLLVMSMGAVMYRTGKINCTDLGGLYKSMPLTCIFCIVGAASISGFPLFSGFISKSMVMEATALGGMNIIWFLLLFASAGVFHHAGIKIPYFAFFSHDSGIRTKEAPLNMLLAMGIAAFLCVFIGVFPGPLYSLLPYPVDFEPYTPFHVVGMSQLLFFSALAFTLLILSGIYPAEMRAINLDADWFYRKAGVAFYRFCNVPLNSFRLGAQNFLTRVVDSTAKLSGGVYDPVIHRRPMGLGIFLSLSLIFLFALIYMISIYGRF
- a CDS encoding formate dehydrogenase accessory protein FdhE; amino-acid sequence: MLKDALKTIEHYKSTNPIYEELLDILGEILILREEYQRKMKDTIFRVDENLIEKKMVGGLPLIDFSAGNFDLTEPKQYFLKLLEIAEKRVPGETKEIARMVESGNLDFERIIRHSFSTLDGTAGELDGRLDDDSLDLVELFAEESLRPQLEMVAEKYGEIINRSGWSQGYCPICGKEPKIGEIKEEEEGWRYLFCHRCGFEWCFTSIKCPFCGNEEYLAYFTVEGDERYRLDVCNICKRYIKMVDFRDTRTKVNLDVEDIATLHLDMLAYDEGYD